One window of Oncorhynchus masou masou isolate Uvic2021 chromosome 28, UVic_Omas_1.1, whole genome shotgun sequence genomic DNA carries:
- the aoc1 gene encoding amiloride-sensitive amine oxidase [copper-containing] — MARCCCMLVLLVALGVCEASRGREWAHHGASMFADLTPREMRDVRDYLQGKPELGLTATRAKDLKKNSILLMELHLPRKHEALRTLDRGQAKPTRQARVVVQFGNQAQPNITEFIVSPLPFPTSYTGKTFKGDRPIRFESRPITAAEYSHIIDILQKITAKVHKVLFETTGGFSFHNCTNRCLTFSDIAPRGLESGERRTWIMLQKFVEGYFIHPVGFEVLVNHKDLDPERWTVEKVWYNGQYFDNVEELAERYEKGTLEKVQLPDHDDEDLYSTYIPRGHSNTRTDIHGPKLVEPQGPRYHVDGNFVEYAGWSFAFRVRSSAGLQIFDLRFNGERIAYEVSLQEAIAFYSGDTPAAMQTKYIDAGWAMGTVDYELAPGIDCPEIATFLDLHHYYDTDKPMRYKNALCVFEMTTGMPLRRHFNSNFQGSYNFFGGLENHVLVLRTTSTVYNYDYIWDFLFYQNGVMESRVSATGYIHATFFTPNGLHYGSKVYNFVLGNLHTHLIHYKVDLDIAGRENSFESMDLKYVNFTNPWSHKHSVVQSKLVKTQHQTERSAAFRFGKKFPRYVHFYNPNEKNKWGHQKGYRIQYNSHANSVLPRGWREENGISWSRYPLAVTRHKDSEATSSSIYTQNDPWEPVVSFEDYIRNNEDITNQDLVAWVTVGFLHVPHSEDIPNTATPGNSVGFFLRPFNFFDEDPSLSSRSTVIVRPDKEGKPKVQRWTPEVVGHCVTDKPFFYNGTYAGV; from the exons ATGGCCAGGTGCTGCTGTATGCTGGTGCTGCTGGTTGCTCTGGGCGTGTGTGAAGCCTCTCGTGGCCGGGAGTGGGCTCACCATGGAGCCTCCATGTTCGCCGACCTGACCCCCCGTGAGATGCGTGACGTCCGGGACTACCTGCAAGGCAAGCCAGAGCTGGGTCTGACAGCGACCCGGGCCAAGGACCTGAAGAAGAACAGCATCCTGTTGATGGAGCTCCACCTGCCTCGGAAGCACGAGGCCCTGAGGACACTGGACCGGGGCCAGGCCAAACCCACACGCCAGGCCAGGGTGGTGGTGCAGTTCGGGAACCAGGCCCAGCCCAACATCACTGAGTTCATCGTGAGTCCACTGCCCTTCCCTACTTCGTACACAGGGAAGACTTTCAAGGGAGACCGGCCCATTCGGTTTGAGTCGAGACCCATCACGGCGGCGGAGTACTCGCACATCATTGACATCTTGCAGAAGATTACTGCCAAGGTCCACAAGGTCCTGTTTGAGACCACAGGCGGATTTTCCTTCCACAACTGCACCAACCGCTGCCTGACATTTTCGGACATTGCGCCCCGTGGTTTGGAGTCGGGTGAGAGGAGGACCTGGATCATGCTGCAGAAGTTCGTAGAGGGCTACTTCATCCACCCTGTGGGCTTTGAGGTCCTGGTGAACCATAAAGATCTGGATCCCGAGCGCTGGACGGTGGAGAAGGTGTGGTACAACGGCCAGTACTTTGACAACGTGGAAGAACTGGCAGAGCGATATGAGAAGGGAACGCTAGAGAAGGTCCAGCTTCCTGACCATGACGATGAAGACTTGTACTCCACTTACATTCCCCGTGGGCACAGCAACACGCGCACCGACATTCATGGGCCCAAGCTGGTAGAGCCCCAAGGCCCTCGCTACCACGTGGATGGGAACTTTGTGGAATACGCCGGCTGGTCCTTCGCCTTCCGAGTCCGCTCATCCGCCGGCCTCCAAATCTTTGACCTGCGCTTCAATGGAGAGCGCATCGCCTACGAGGTCAGCCTCCAGGAGGCCATCGCCTTCTATTCGGGTGACACCCCCGCCGCCATGCAGACCAAATACATAGATGCTGGCTGGGCCATGGGAACTGTGGACTATGAGCTGGCGCCTGGCATTGACTGCCCCGAAATCGCAACCTTTCTAGACCTGCACCATTACTACGACACGGACAAGCCCATGCGCTACAAGAACGCCTTGTGTGTGTTTGAAATGACCACAGGGATGCCTCTGAGGAGGCACTTCAACAGTAACTTCCAGGGGAGCTACAACTTCTTCGGGGGTCTGGAGAACCACGTGCTGGTGCTTCGTACCACCTCCACCGTCTATAACTACGACTACATCTGGGATTTTCTCTTCTACCAGAACGGAGTGATGGAGTCCAGGGTCAGTGCCACCGGCTACATCCACGCCACCTTCTTTACGCCTAACGGACTGCACTATGGCTCTAAGGTGTATAACTTCGTACTTGGTAACCTGCACACTCATCTCATCCACTACAAGGTTGACCTTGATATTGCCG GTCGGGAGAACAGCTTTGAGTCGATGGACCTCAAGTACGTGAACTTCACCAACCCGTGGAGCCATAAACATTCTGTCGTCCAATCCAAGCTCGTCAAGACGCAACACCAAACGGAACGCAGCGCAGCCTTCCGATTTGGCAAAAAGTTCCCCCGCTACGTGCACTTCTACAACCCCAATGAGAAGAACAAGTGGGGCCACCAGAAGGGCTACCGCATACAGTACAACTCTCACGCCAACAGTGTGCTTCCCCGTggctggagagaggagaacggcATCAGCTGGTCCAG ATACCCTTTGgctgtgaccaggcacaaggacAGTGAGGCCACCAGCAGTAGTATCTACACTCAGAACGACCCCTGGGAGCCTGTGGTCTCCTTTGAGGACTACATCCGCAACAATGAAGACATCACCAACCAG GACCTGGTTGCCTGGGTGACAGTGGGCTTCCTGCACGTGCCCCACTCGGAGGACATCCCCAATACGGCAACGCCCGGCAATTCTGTGGGCTTCTTCCTGCGCCCCTTCAACTTCTTCGATGAggacccctctctctcatcccgcAGTACCGTCATTGTCAGGCCAGACAAAGAGGGGAAGCCGAAGGTCCAGAGATGGACCCCAGAGGTCGTAGGTCATTGTGTGACTGACAAGCCTTTCTTCTACAACGGCACCTACGCAGGAGTCTGA